Genomic segment of Prochlorococcus marinus XMU1405:
ATGAAAATGAATTTTGTACTGTCTTTGAAAAAAAAATAGGTAGGCTCATTCATACTATTTTGCCCTTATTAACCGTAGAACAATTAGAGATAAATGAGATTGAAAAAAACATAAATAAGGAAATTACTTTTGATAGTTTATATAGTTCCATAAAAACAAAGGATGACCAAAAAGAAAAATTTCAATATAAAGATGGTTTTCAATTAGAAGAACCCGTTCAGTTCAAGATTAGTGAGGATATTTCAAATACTTCTGAATATTATCATTCTGATAATTATGAGAAATTCGTATCAATTGATTTAGATAATAACGACCATAATAATTATTTATCCGATGACAATATTATTGAAAATTTGGGAGTTGAAAAACAATTTATTTCCTCTCTACTCGAATTAATAGGGGAAGTAAAGGTTGAAAAAACAAGACATCAGGAAAAAGATAATATCAATCAAATAAATATTTCACCCAAAAATCAGATTCTCAAAAATTTTGATTTAATAGATAAGTCATTGCAGGATTTACTATTGAATCTGTCATATAAGATTAACCAAGAATTATTTAAGGCCAATCTAATAAAAAAAATGATATCTAAAGATTCCTTTGATTACTTAGTGGGTA
This window contains:
- a CDS encoding adenylate cyclase; protein product: MNNLNNYQDIDKIDSQLERAEKQKKALVRNIYKEYEHYLNLVRNLLYSSVEKGLNQIYSYPTINDNFIHENEFCTVFEKKIGRLIHTILPLLTVEQLEINEIEKNINKEITFDSLYSSIKTKDDQKEKFQYKDGFQLEEPVQFKISEDISNTSEYYHSDNYEKFVSIDLDNNDHNNYLSDDNIIENLGVEKQFISSLLELIGEVKVEKTRHQEKDNINQINISPKNQILKNFDLIDKSLQDLLLNLSYKINQELFKANLIKKMISKDSFDYLVGKNLMIKHPYPFVINFEFNLNRSSLKGNNFPSIVFFNISTVELEFKNLDLSIQRNKLNELKNQFQRLIKKETYWRQKEITLNKIR